The following coding sequences lie in one Saccharopolyspora hordei genomic window:
- a CDS encoding transglycosylase family protein: MNGRGEPSHPRNDGYWADSFDSATDWFTPVQAAEPRTAVGLLDRPQHERYPAEDHPSFPPGALEITPADIYDALGPDAEDVLATAEIDVDEVIRLINAETTVLPPLVLPDVLPEAEEDGEPPQEVVEAITDWKRRFLKGAVAGVLLTLTGTGGAAAAMDKSVTVEIDGQERTINTYEDTVGEVLEDEGIQVGQHDALSPSPQAKVGHGDTITLDRGRLLKVNIDGEVREEWVRSVTVGQALSQLGVSTEGAWISADRNMVVPHEGMELVIKTSKDITLIDGDGEPRRLTTTAATVDELVKEQELQLGPEDTVTPGGDQRLVSGAEVRIVRTSSTVINVTMPVEPPVREIVDNTMFKGEERVEFPGVPGEKIVTMRVTTENGEEVKRETVGEKVVKEAQEKVVRVGGKQPPNGAVWDKLAQCEASGNWSANSGNGYYGGLQFNKSTWDAYGGDQYAPYPHQASREQQIAVAEKVRSSRGGYGAWPHCSSKLGLS; encoded by the coding sequence GTGAACGGACGCGGCGAGCCCAGTCACCCCCGGAACGACGGCTACTGGGCCGATTCCTTCGACTCTGCTACGGACTGGTTCACCCCGGTCCAGGCCGCTGAGCCGCGCACCGCGGTCGGTCTGCTCGACCGGCCCCAGCACGAGCGCTACCCGGCCGAGGACCACCCGAGCTTCCCGCCCGGTGCGCTGGAGATCACCCCGGCGGACATCTACGACGCGCTCGGCCCGGACGCCGAGGACGTGCTCGCGACCGCCGAGATCGACGTCGACGAGGTCATCCGGCTGATCAACGCCGAGACCACCGTCCTGCCGCCGCTGGTCCTCCCCGACGTGCTGCCGGAGGCCGAGGAGGACGGGGAACCTCCGCAGGAGGTCGTCGAGGCGATCACCGACTGGAAGCGGCGCTTCCTCAAGGGCGCGGTCGCCGGCGTGCTGCTCACCCTCACCGGCACCGGCGGCGCGGCCGCCGCGATGGACAAGTCGGTGACCGTCGAGATCGACGGCCAAGAGCGCACCATCAACACCTACGAGGACACCGTCGGCGAGGTCCTCGAGGACGAGGGCATCCAGGTCGGCCAGCACGACGCGCTGAGCCCCTCGCCGCAGGCCAAGGTCGGCCACGGCGACACGATCACCCTCGACCGCGGGCGCCTGCTCAAGGTCAACATCGACGGCGAGGTCCGCGAGGAGTGGGTCCGCTCGGTCACCGTCGGGCAGGCGCTGAGCCAGCTCGGGGTGTCCACCGAGGGCGCCTGGATCTCCGCCGACCGCAACATGGTGGTCCCGCACGAGGGCATGGAGCTGGTCATCAAGACCAGCAAGGACATCACCCTCATCGACGGCGACGGCGAGCCGCGGCGGCTGACCACCACCGCCGCCACCGTCGACGAGCTGGTCAAGGAGCAGGAGCTCCAGCTCGGCCCGGAGGACACCGTCACCCCGGGCGGCGACCAGCGGCTGGTCAGCGGTGCCGAGGTGCGCATCGTCCGCACCAGCAGCACGGTGATCAACGTGACGATGCCGGTCGAGCCGCCGGTGCGCGAGATCGTCGACAACACGATGTTCAAGGGCGAGGAGCGCGTCGAGTTCCCCGGCGTGCCCGGCGAGAAGATCGTGACGATGCGCGTGACGACCGAGAACGGCGAAGAGGTCAAGCGCGAGACCGTCGGCGAGAAGGTCGTCAAGGAGGCGCAGGAGAAGGTCGTGCGCGTCGGTGGCAAGCAGCCGCCGAACGGCGCGGTCTGGGACAAGCTGGCGCAGTGCGAGGCCAGCGGCAACTGGTCGGCCAATTCCGGCAACGGCTACTACGGCGGCCTCCAGTTCAACAAGTCCACCTGGGACGCCTACGGCGGCGACCAGTACGCCCCGTACCCGCACCAGGCCAGCCGCGAGCAGCAGATCGCGGTCGCGGAGAAGGTCCGCTCCTCCCGCGGCGGCTACGGTGCCTGGCCGCACTGCTCCTCGAAGCTCGGCCTGAGCTGA
- a CDS encoding TatD family hydrolase, with protein MSKRNRKRELPPVPEALPASAVDAHTHLDACGAKTPEEVRAAVDRAAAAGVGRVVTVADDIASAQWAVEAATWDDRVFAAVALHPTRTKDFTDDDRRVLEELVQHPRVVAVGETGLDYYWDFSPPEPQQEAFRWHIDLAKRSGKPLMIHDRDAHQDVLRILAEEGAPEKVVLHCFSGDAEFARACVDAGYVCSFAGTATFRNAGPLREAAQLVPLEQMVVETDAPFLTPHPFRGQPNEPYCVNYTLRDLAELRGVTLEELVVATTATAERLFGLDQV; from the coding sequence ATGAGCAAGCGGAACCGCAAGCGGGAGCTGCCGCCGGTGCCGGAGGCGCTGCCCGCCTCCGCGGTGGACGCGCACACCCACCTGGACGCCTGCGGCGCGAAGACGCCGGAGGAGGTGCGCGCCGCGGTGGACCGCGCCGCGGCCGCCGGCGTCGGCCGGGTGGTCACCGTCGCCGACGACATCGCCTCCGCGCAGTGGGCCGTCGAGGCGGCGACCTGGGACGACCGGGTGTTCGCCGCGGTGGCGCTGCACCCGACCCGCACCAAGGACTTCACCGACGACGACCGCCGCGTGCTGGAGGAGCTGGTCCAGCACCCGCGGGTGGTCGCGGTCGGGGAGACCGGGCTCGACTACTACTGGGACTTCTCGCCGCCGGAGCCGCAGCAGGAGGCGTTCCGCTGGCACATCGACCTGGCCAAGCGCAGCGGCAAGCCGTTGATGATCCACGACCGGGACGCCCACCAGGACGTCCTGCGGATCCTCGCCGAGGAAGGCGCTCCCGAGAAGGTGGTCCTGCACTGCTTCTCCGGGGACGCCGAGTTCGCGCGGGCCTGTGTGGACGCCGGCTACGTGTGCTCGTTCGCCGGGACCGCGACCTTCCGCAACGCCGGGCCGCTGCGCGAGGCGGCGCAGCTGGTGCCGCTGGAGCAGATGGTGGTGGAGACGGACGCGCCGTTCCTCACCCCGCACCCGTTCCGGGGCCAGCCGAACGAGCCCTACTGCGTCAATTACACCCTCAGGGACCTCGCTGAACTCCGTGGTGTGACGCTGGAAGAACTCGTCGTAGCGACGACCGCCACCGCCGAGCGGCTCTTCGGGCTCGACCAGGTGTAA
- the metG gene encoding methionine--tRNA ligase, whose amino-acid sequence MSASVLTAVAWPYANGPRHIGHVSGFGVPSDVFSRYQRMAGNQVLMVSGTDEHGTPISVQAEKEGLTTRQLADKYNRVIAQDLQGLGLSYDLFTRTTTGNHYEVVQQLFLALHRNGYVVPKTTTGAISPSTGRTLPDRYIEGTCPICGYDGARGDQCDNCGNQLDPADLINPVSRVNGEKPEFVETEHLFLDLPAFTESLGKWLSTRTGWRPNVLKFAQNLVEDMRPRAISRDLDWGVPIPLDGWRDQPMKRFYVWFDAVIGYLSASVEWARRTGDADAWKQWWTDPSAKGYYFMGKDNITFHAQIWPTLLMGHNGQGDKGGTVGPFGELNLPDEIVSSEFLTMSGSKFSTSRGTVIYVRDFLREFGPDTLRYFISVAGPENQDTDFTWDEFVRRINFELANEWGNLVNRSISMAAKNNGAVPAPTAPQPADEELKALARNAFDTVGGHLERSRFKAAAQEAMRVVSAANKYLSDQEPWKLKDDPDRRDAVLHTALQVVSDANTLLTPFLPHSAQKVHELLGGTGVWSAQPELREVADLDDESIEYPVLMGDYAAEQARWGSTDIEVGRPLSKPTPLFAKLDPKLAETGPEWAPIES is encoded by the coding sequence ATGAGTGCCTCTGTGTTGACCGCTGTGGCTTGGCCCTACGCCAACGGTCCGCGGCACATCGGCCACGTCTCCGGCTTCGGTGTGCCCTCGGACGTCTTCTCGCGCTACCAGCGAATGGCGGGCAACCAGGTCCTCATGGTGTCCGGCACGGACGAGCACGGCACTCCCATCTCGGTGCAGGCGGAGAAGGAGGGGCTGACCACCCGGCAGCTCGCGGACAAGTACAACCGGGTGATCGCCCAGGACCTGCAGGGCCTGGGCCTGTCCTACGACCTGTTCACCCGCACCACCACGGGCAACCACTACGAGGTCGTCCAGCAGCTCTTCCTCGCGCTGCACCGCAACGGCTACGTGGTGCCCAAGACCACCACCGGCGCGATCAGCCCGTCCACCGGCCGCACGCTGCCCGACCGCTACATCGAGGGCACCTGCCCGATCTGCGGCTACGACGGCGCGCGCGGCGACCAGTGCGACAACTGCGGCAACCAGCTCGACCCGGCCGACCTGATCAACCCGGTCTCGCGGGTCAACGGCGAGAAGCCCGAGTTCGTCGAGACCGAGCACCTGTTCCTGGACCTGCCCGCGTTCACCGAATCGCTGGGCAAGTGGCTGTCCACCCGCACCGGCTGGCGGCCGAACGTGCTCAAGTTCGCGCAGAACCTGGTCGAGGACATGCGCCCGCGCGCGATCAGCCGCGACCTGGACTGGGGCGTGCCGATCCCGCTGGACGGCTGGCGCGACCAGCCGATGAAGCGGTTCTACGTGTGGTTCGACGCGGTCATCGGCTACCTGTCGGCCAGCGTCGAGTGGGCCCGCCGCACCGGGGACGCGGACGCCTGGAAGCAGTGGTGGACCGACCCGTCGGCCAAGGGCTACTACTTCATGGGCAAGGACAACATCACCTTCCACGCCCAGATCTGGCCGACGCTGCTGATGGGCCACAACGGTCAGGGCGACAAGGGTGGGACGGTCGGCCCGTTCGGTGAGCTGAACCTGCCGGACGAGATCGTCTCCAGCGAGTTCCTCACCATGAGCGGGTCGAAGTTCTCCACCTCCCGCGGCACGGTGATCTACGTGCGGGACTTCCTGCGCGAGTTCGGTCCGGACACCCTGCGCTACTTCATCTCGGTGGCCGGCCCGGAGAACCAGGACACCGACTTCACCTGGGACGAGTTCGTCCGCCGCATCAACTTCGAGCTGGCCAACGAGTGGGGCAACCTGGTCAACCGCTCCATCTCGATGGCGGCGAAGAACAACGGCGCCGTCCCGGCCCCGACCGCGCCGCAGCCCGCGGACGAGGAGCTGAAGGCGCTGGCCCGCAACGCCTTCGACACCGTCGGCGGGCACCTGGAGCGGTCCCGGTTCAAGGCCGCCGCGCAGGAGGCGATGCGCGTGGTGTCGGCGGCCAACAAGTACCTGTCCGACCAGGAGCCCTGGAAGCTCAAGGACGACCCGGACCGGCGCGACGCGGTCTTGCACACCGCGCTGCAGGTGGTCTCGGACGCCAACACGCTGCTCACGCCGTTCCTGCCGCACTCGGCGCAGAAGGTGCACGAGCTGCTGGGCGGCACCGGGGTCTGGTCGGCGCAGCCGGAGCTGCGCGAGGTGGCCGACCTGGACGACGAGAGCATCGAGTACCCGGTGCTGATGGGCGACTACGCGGCCGAGCAGGCGCGGTGGGGGTCCACCGACATCGAGGTCGGCCGTCCGCTGAGCAAGCCGACGCCGCTGTTCGCCAAGCTGGACCCGAAGCTGGCCGAGACCGGCCCGGAGTGGGCCCCGATCGAGAGCTGA
- a CDS encoding esterase/lipase family protein yields MRTRRALAAVAALLAVTAAATPATAEPADLAPPGVNDWDCRPSDEHPTPVVLVHGLGGSASTNWAYLGPELVAEGYCTFALTYGRPPLVPPVTGGFAPMEQSAPELAAFVDQVLEATGSERVDLVGHSEGTVMPQYYLKFLGGAEEVRRYVAITPLYDGTTLHDTSELLDRLAEEIPVVGEVPDELCGSCRQFFTDSEFMRELNADGAAVPGIEYTTIMTRYDELVTPYTSGYLDSPDATNIVLQDVCPADLSEHVAMAFNPHVGRLVRNALDPAHAQPVSC; encoded by the coding sequence ATGCGGACCAGACGTGCCCTGGCCGCGGTGGCGGCGCTGCTCGCCGTCACCGCCGCAGCCACACCGGCGACGGCGGAGCCCGCCGATCTGGCGCCGCCCGGCGTCAACGACTGGGACTGCCGGCCCAGCGACGAGCACCCCACGCCCGTCGTGCTGGTGCACGGTCTCGGCGGCTCGGCGTCCACGAACTGGGCGTACCTCGGCCCGGAGCTGGTCGCGGAGGGGTACTGCACGTTCGCGCTGACCTACGGTCGCCCGCCGCTGGTGCCGCCGGTCACCGGTGGCTTCGCGCCGATGGAGCAGAGCGCGCCCGAGCTCGCCGCCTTCGTGGACCAGGTGCTGGAGGCGACCGGCTCGGAACGGGTCGACCTGGTCGGCCACTCCGAGGGCACCGTGATGCCGCAGTACTACCTGAAGTTCCTCGGTGGCGCGGAGGAGGTGCGGCGCTACGTCGCGATCACCCCGCTCTACGACGGCACCACCCTGCACGACACCTCCGAGCTGCTCGACCGGCTGGCCGAGGAGATCCCGGTGGTCGGCGAGGTCCCGGACGAGCTGTGCGGGTCGTGCCGCCAGTTCTTCACGGACTCGGAGTTCATGCGGGAGCTCAACGCCGACGGGGCCGCGGTGCCCGGGATCGAGTACACGACGATCATGACCAGGTACGACGAGCTGGTCACCCCGTACACCAGCGGCTACCTGGACTCACCGGACGCGACGAACATCGTCCTGCAGGACGTCTGCCCGGCCGACCTGTCCGAGCACGTCGCGATGGCCTTCAACCCCCACGTCGGCCGCCTGGTCCGCAACGCCCTGGACCCGGCCCACGCCCAACCGGTCTCCTGCTGA
- a CDS encoding DUF4185 domain-containing protein produces MVRVLGATRLARITGEDSGNRTASRFGITATDLGIMWDDGRGGVLVAFGDTYGAGWGGHGAGPKRADWRSNVIARSTSTDLDAGLRFDWVVPRADGTAGQCVPADRSVREHTVIPTSGIAVGGRDYLHCMSVRRWGVPGVWHTNHGVLAHSDDGGRTWTRSTTAVWPNSGQRWWSRFRRRDPGGHPFQMIAFAGVVDGRVHLLGTPSGRFGAARLARVGVDDLLDPAGYEYWTGTGWSGDVRAAQPVLSAPVAELSVQFHRHVDRWFAVHLDERRAAIVLRTAPELTGPWTDGEVLVSGAQHPGLYGGFQHPWSVDGPAVHFTVTRWGPYNVDLFRADLA; encoded by the coding sequence CCGCCACGGACCTGGGGATCATGTGGGACGACGGCCGCGGCGGGGTGCTGGTGGCGTTCGGCGACACCTACGGCGCCGGGTGGGGCGGGCACGGCGCGGGCCCGAAGCGCGCCGACTGGCGGTCCAACGTCATCGCCCGGTCCACCAGCACCGACCTCGACGCCGGGCTGCGGTTCGACTGGGTGGTCCCGCGCGCGGACGGCACCGCGGGCCAGTGCGTGCCGGCCGACCGCAGCGTGCGCGAGCACACCGTCATCCCCACCTCCGGCATCGCCGTCGGCGGCCGCGACTACCTGCACTGCATGTCGGTGCGCCGCTGGGGGGTGCCCGGGGTGTGGCACACCAACCACGGAGTCCTCGCGCACTCCGACGACGGCGGCCGCACCTGGACCCGTTCGACCACGGCCGTGTGGCCCAACAGCGGGCAGCGCTGGTGGAGCCGGTTCCGGCGCCGCGACCCCGGCGGCCACCCGTTCCAGATGATCGCCTTCGCCGGGGTGGTGGACGGCCGGGTGCACCTGCTCGGCACCCCGAGCGGCCGGTTCGGGGCCGCGCGCCTGGCCCGCGTCGGCGTCGACGACCTGCTGGACCCGGCCGGGTACGAGTACTGGACCGGCACCGGGTGGAGCGGGGACGTGCGCGCCGCGCAGCCCGTGCTCAGCGCCCCGGTGGCGGAGCTGTCGGTGCAGTTCCACCGCCACGTCGACCGGTGGTTCGCGGTGCACCTGGACGAGCGCCGCGCGGCGATCGTGCTGCGCACCGCCCCGGAGCTGACGGGCCCGTGGACCGACGGCGAGGTGCTGGTGTCCGGCGCGCAGCACCCGGGGCTCTACGGGGGCTTCCAGCACCCGTGGTCGGTGGACGGCCCGGCGGTCCACTTCACCGTGACCCGGTGGGGTCCGTACAACGTCGACCTCTTCCGCGCCGACCTGGCCTGA